A genomic stretch from Methanothrix sp. includes:
- a CDS encoding AsnC family transcriptional regulator translates to MCQDMDPMDIALLRALQDGIPLVPHPFRELGERLGLDEETVISRLRSLRESGVVRRFAATIGHRALGIVANAMIVWRVEGDIERIGGIMASFEEVTHCYQRATCDEWPYNLYTVVHSRSREECEEIASRISEATGVKDYRILFSEREYKKTSARI, encoded by the coding sequence ATGTGCCAGGATATGGATCCGATGGATATCGCGCTGCTCAGGGCCTTGCAGGATGGGATACCACTTGTCCCCCATCCATTCAGAGAGCTCGGGGAGAGGCTCGGGCTTGATGAGGAGACTGTGATATCAAGACTCAGATCTCTCCGCGAATCCGGGGTGGTGAGGAGGTTCGCGGCCACCATAGGCCACAGGGCGCTCGGGATAGTCGCGAACGCGATGATAGTCTGGAGGGTCGAGGGTGACATCGAAAGGATTGGGGGCATAATGGCTTCGTTCGAGGAGGTCACCCACTGCTACCAGAGGGCAACATGCGATGAGTGGCCATACAACCTCTACACCGTCGTCCACTCGAGAAGCAGGGAGGAGTGCGAGGAGATCGCATCCAGAATATCTGAGGCCACCGGCGTGAAGGACTACAGAATACTCTTCAGCGAGAGGGAGTACAAGAAGACGAGCGCGAGGATATGA
- the hemA gene encoding glutamyl-tRNA reductase — protein MSRITSMLVTHKKASISEIENAWHGDVEALLKWVSSHDTVEECAVLKTCNRVEIYVVSPRGEKVLFEIAKKARVSSRIIDIHDHDESLLHLLRLASGLESMIIGEDQILGQMKELYRIAKSLGYTGWVLDTAFKKAIQVGKRVRKETAINERSVSVGSAAVDLAEQILGSLEGKSVLVIGAGETGELISKALVSKNIGSLYVTNRTFGTALSLAASLGGTAVPYEEMKRKIREADVVISATSAPHYILLKEDIERAMEGRKSKLLIIDIANPRDVDEAVREIEGVELHNIDSLKQISDENMRMRMKEIEKVEAIIEEELDLLRAKYKRKEAEELLARIYSEAEKIKEQEVRRAMNKLSAYHTLGEIEQKVLMDMSHSIVNKIFAEPTKALKAAAERGDTEMLRYAADLFRLNQEESD, from the coding sequence ATGAGCAGGATAACCTCGATGCTGGTGACCCACAAGAAGGCCTCGATCAGTGAGATCGAGAACGCATGGCATGGCGATGTCGAGGCTCTACTGAAGTGGGTCTCCTCGCATGATACCGTCGAGGAGTGCGCGGTCCTCAAGACGTGCAACCGTGTCGAGATATACGTGGTCTCTCCCCGCGGTGAGAAGGTCCTCTTCGAGATAGCAAAGAAGGCCCGGGTCTCCTCCCGGATAATAGACATCCACGACCACGACGAGTCGCTTCTCCATCTTCTCAGGCTCGCCTCAGGCCTCGAGTCCATGATAATAGGGGAGGATCAGATCCTAGGCCAGATGAAGGAGCTCTACAGGATCGCGAAGAGCCTTGGATACACAGGCTGGGTCCTGGACACAGCCTTCAAGAAGGCGATCCAGGTGGGGAAGCGCGTCCGGAAGGAGACCGCCATAAACGAGCGCTCTGTCTCCGTTGGATCTGCAGCTGTTGATCTCGCCGAGCAGATACTCGGGAGTCTGGAGGGAAAATCTGTGCTGGTAATAGGCGCAGGCGAGACAGGAGAGCTGATATCAAAAGCGCTCGTCTCAAAGAACATAGGCTCTCTCTATGTGACAAACCGCACATTCGGCACTGCGCTCTCCCTTGCCGCATCTCTGGGGGGCACAGCTGTGCCCTATGAGGAGATGAAGAGGAAGATAAGGGAGGCGGATGTTGTGATAAGCGCGACCTCAGCGCCCCATTACATACTTCTCAAGGAGGACATAGAGCGCGCGATGGAGGGCAGGAAGAGCAAGCTTCTGATCATAGACATAGCAAACCCCAGGGATGTGGATGAGGCCGTGCGTGAGATAGAGGGTGTGGAGCTTCACAACATAGACAGCCTGAAGCAGATAAGCGATGAGAACATGCGGATGAGGATGAAGGAGATCGAGAAGGTCGAGGCCATAATAGAGGAGGAGCTCGATCTTCTCAGGGCCAAGTACAAGAGGAAGGAGGCTGAGGAGCTTCTTGCGAGGATATACTCAGAGGCTGAGAAGATAAAGGAGCAGGAGGTCAGGAGGGCGATGAACAAGCTCAGCGCCTATCACACTCTGGGGGAGATTGAGCAGAAGGTCCTCATGGACATGAGCCACTCGATCGTAAACAAGATATTCGCAGAGCCGACAAAGGCTCTGAAAGCCGCGGCTGAGAGGGGCGACACCGAGATGCTCAGGTATGCTGCAGATCTCTTCAGGCTGAACCAGGAGGAATCCGATTGA
- a CDS encoding bifunctional precorrin-2 dehydrogenase/sirohydrochlorin ferrochelatase codes for MSRSHVPLLIDLKGRRVVIFGGGEVAERKARLFLQGDLVVVSRDFTASILRMASDGLLEIVEADLMGEDGLIIAERALEGAFIAIPATSDHALNAALEDIARRKGALVNSVDRVGEVVVPSIIKKRSVVLAISTGIPALSRYIRMNLEREVEVYALMAELLSRIRKDLKEIVEPQSRRRDLLWSVLSDSSVWSCLEKGEISSAHEKAYMRVRENLTPDEQDNLDAGDPQEGLDQ; via the coding sequence ATGAGCAGAAGCCACGTTCCTCTTTTAATAGATCTGAAGGGAAGGCGCGTTGTCATATTCGGCGGTGGGGAAGTGGCAGAGCGCAAGGCCAGGCTTTTCTTGCAGGGCGATCTTGTGGTTGTGAGCAGGGACTTCACCGCGAGCATACTCAGAATGGCATCTGATGGACTGCTGGAGATCGTGGAGGCAGATCTCATGGGAGAGGATGGTCTGATCATCGCAGAGAGGGCGCTGGAGGGTGCGTTCATCGCCATACCTGCAACAAGCGACCATGCGCTGAATGCAGCTCTGGAGGATATTGCGCGCAGGAAGGGGGCGCTCGTGAACAGCGTCGACAGGGTGGGGGAGGTCGTGGTGCCGTCGATCATAAAAAAGAGGTCTGTGGTCCTCGCGATATCAACAGGGATACCGGCGCTCTCGAGGTACATCCGCATGAATCTGGAGCGTGAGGTGGAGGTGTACGCTCTTATGGCAGAGCTCCTCAGCAGGATACGGAAAGACCTGAAGGAGATCGTGGAGCCGCAGAGCAGGAGACGTGATCTGCTCTGGTCAGTGCTCTCCGACAGCTCTGTGTGGTCATGCCTGGAGAAGGGGGAGATCTCGAGCGCCCATGAAAAGGCCTATATGAGAGTCCGGGAGAATCTCACGCCAGATGAGCAGGATAACCTCGATGCTGGTGACCCACAAGAAGGCCTCGATCAGTGA
- the hemB gene encoding porphobilinogen synthase → MRRLRKPGIRDMVAETRLSVRDLIMPVFVDERIDEPVPINSMPGQMRQSLNTVAEEAGRIADLGIPAVILFGIPSRKDEIGSGAYDRDGVIQRAVRCIKESTDLVVITDLCLCEYTSHGHCGVVRGQEIINDETLPILGRTAVSQAEAGADIVAPSGMMDHMVRAIRSALDDNGYSDVAILSYAAKYASYFYGPFREAAESGFAFGDRRSYQMDPANANEALWEVQFDIEEGADMVMVKPAMPYLDILRMVKDMFGMPTAAYQVSGEYSMIMAAAERNWIDRDGAMLEALTSIKRAGADMIITYYAKEFAARFG, encoded by the coding sequence ATGAGGCGTTTGAGGAAGCCTGGCATCAGGGATATGGTCGCAGAGACAAGGCTCTCTGTGAGGGACCTGATAATGCCGGTGTTCGTGGACGAGCGCATTGATGAGCCCGTCCCGATAAACTCAATGCCCGGACAGATGCGGCAGAGCCTAAACACGGTGGCTGAGGAGGCCGGACGCATCGCGGATCTCGGAATCCCGGCGGTGATACTCTTCGGGATACCCTCCAGAAAGGATGAGATCGGATCCGGCGCTTACGATCGTGATGGAGTCATACAGAGGGCCGTGAGGTGCATCAAGGAGTCCACAGATCTCGTTGTCATAACAGATCTCTGCCTGTGCGAGTACACCAGCCACGGCCACTGCGGCGTGGTTCGTGGGCAGGAGATAATTAACGATGAGACGCTCCCCATCCTGGGCAGAACGGCCGTGAGCCAGGCAGAGGCGGGCGCAGACATCGTCGCTCCGAGCGGGATGATGGACCACATGGTGAGAGCGATAAGGTCGGCTCTTGATGATAATGGTTACAGCGATGTCGCGATCCTCTCATATGCTGCCAAGTACGCCTCATACTTCTATGGCCCGTTCAGAGAGGCAGCCGAATCCGGATTCGCCTTCGGAGATCGCAGGAGCTACCAGATGGATCCCGCGAACGCGAACGAGGCTCTCTGGGAGGTCCAGTTCGATATCGAGGAGGGCGCTGATATGGTCATGGTCAAGCCCGCGATGCCCTATCTGGACATACTCCGGATGGTTAAGGATATGTTCGGGATGCCGACTGCTGCTTACCAGGTCAGCGGGGAGTACAGCATGATCATGGCAGCCGCGGAGAGGAACTGGATCGATCGAGATGGAGCTATGCTGGAGGCGCTGACATCCATAAAAAGAGCGGGCGCTGATATGATAATCACATACTACGCCAAGGAGTTTGCAGCCAGATTTGGGTAG